The Candidatus Methylomirabilota bacterium genome has a window encoding:
- a CDS encoding TRAP transporter large permease subunit, which produces MTGHEILGLVMLAVMILVIFIGFPIAFTLLFLALTFGWIGLGARVFDLSYFQTIGLMKEEVLAAVPLFIFMGYVTEQAGLMERLFRAFRLAFAPLRGSLYLGVILTATVFAMATGIVGAAVTVLGIMAAPVMMKSGYSPRLSAGAIAAGGTLGILVPPSVMLIVMGPVMGVSVAKLYAAALGPGLLLASLYIAYCLVRSYTDTRVGPPVPLNERVSTVEIIREVVIGTLPLALLIAATLGSILGGLATPTEAASVGATGALILAALYRRLTLPGLRTAAFNTLATSSMVLLLAVASNVFGAVFARLGSAGVITKTLIGMPVPPFAMLLIVMGLIFVLGWPFEWPAIILVFLPIFYPVIQGLKYDPVWFGALLAVNLQTAYLSPPVAMSAYYLKQVVPQWDLRLIYRGMADFMVIQLIALALVILFPQIALWFPQWLFGD; this is translated from the coding sequence TTGACCGGCCACGAGATCCTCGGCCTGGTCATGCTGGCCGTGATGATCCTCGTGATCTTCATCGGCTTCCCCATCGCCTTCACGCTGCTGTTCCTGGCCTTGACCTTCGGCTGGATCGGCCTGGGCGCCCGGGTGTTCGACCTCAGCTACTTCCAGACCATCGGGCTCATGAAGGAGGAGGTGCTGGCCGCCGTCCCGCTCTTCATCTTCATGGGCTACGTCACCGAGCAAGCCGGCCTGATGGAGCGCCTGTTCCGGGCCTTCCGCCTGGCCTTCGCCCCGCTCCGCGGTTCGCTTTACCTGGGCGTGATCCTTACCGCGACGGTGTTCGCCATGGCCACCGGCATCGTGGGAGCCGCAGTGACCGTGCTCGGGATCATGGCGGCGCCGGTCATGATGAAGAGCGGCTACAGCCCGCGGCTGTCGGCCGGCGCCATCGCCGCCGGCGGCACTCTGGGCATCCTCGTCCCGCCCAGCGTCATGCTGATCGTCATGGGGCCCGTCATGGGCGTCTCCGTGGCCAAGCTCTATGCCGCCGCTCTCGGGCCGGGGCTCCTGCTGGCCTCGTTGTACATCGCTTACTGTCTCGTCCGCAGTTACACGGACACGCGCGTGGGGCCGCCCGTGCCTTTGAACGAGCGAGTCTCGACCGTCGAGATTATCCGCGAGGTGGTCATCGGCACCCTGCCGCTGGCCCTGCTCATCGCGGCCACCCTGGGCAGCATCCTCGGCGGCCTGGCCACCCCGACCGAGGCGGCCTCGGTCGGCGCCACCGGCGCCCTCATCCTGGCCGCGCTCTACCGCCGCCTCACCCTGCCCGGGCTCAGGACCGCGGCCTTCAACACGCTCGCCACGTCGAGCATGGTCCTGCTGCTGGCCGTCGCCTCCAATGTCTTCGGCGCGGTGTTCGCCCGCCTCGGCTCGGCCGGCGTCATCACCAAAACCCTGATCGGCATGCCCGTCCCGCCGTTCGCCATGCTCCTCATCGTCATGGGGCTGATCTTCGTCCTGGGCTGGCCCTTCGAGTGGCCGGCCATCATCCTGGTCTTCCTGCCCATCTTCTACCCGGTGATCCAGGGGCTGAAGTACGACCCCGTCTGGTTCGGCGCGCTGCTCGCCGTGAATCTACAGACCGCGTACCTGTCGCCCCCGGTGGCGATGTCGGCCTACTACCTCAAGCAAGTCGTGCCCCAGTGGGACCTGCGCCTGATCTATCGGGGCATGGCCGACTTCATGGTCATCCAGCTCATCGCCCTGGCGCTCGTCATCCTGTTCCCCCAGATCGCGCTCTGGTTTCCCCAGTGGTTGTTCGGCGATTGA
- a CDS encoding TRAP transporter small permease subunit, giving the protein MRQGPPGFVRVIRTIDAFSEWSGKLFAWMILPLAFGLAYEVVARYGFNAPTLWAYDLSYMLYGSHFMLGAAYALVKGAHVRTDFFYEKYSTRKKGVIDATAYLVFFFPAMVMYFASSIDDAIYSWEIGELSEQTAWRPILWPFKASVPLAALLLMIQGVSEFLKSLYAALTGRVLVKTEAIQV; this is encoded by the coding sequence ATGAGACAGGGGCCCCCCGGATTCGTCCGGGTCATCCGGACCATCGACGCCTTCAGCGAGTGGAGTGGCAAGCTCTTCGCGTGGATGATCCTGCCCCTGGCCTTCGGGCTCGCCTACGAAGTCGTCGCCCGGTACGGGTTCAACGCCCCCACCCTCTGGGCCTACGACCTCTCCTACATGCTGTACGGCAGCCACTTCATGCTCGGGGCCGCCTACGCCCTGGTCAAGGGCGCGCACGTCCGCACCGATTTCTTCTACGAGAAGTACTCGACTCGCAAGAAAGGCGTCATCGACGCCACCGCCTATCTGGTCTTCTTCTTCCCGGCGATGGTGATGTACTTCGCCTCCAGCATCGACGACGCCATCTATTCGTGGGAGATCGGCGAGCTTTCGGAGCAGACGGCGTGGCGGCCCATCCTGTGGCCATTCAAAGCCTCCGTGCCGCTGGCGGCACTGCTCCTGATGATCCAGGGGGTCTCGGAATTCCTCAAGAGCCTCTACGCCGCTCTGACCGGCCGGGTCCTGGTCAAGACCGAGGCCATCCAGGTTTGA